One genomic region from Candidatus Cetobacterium colombiensis encodes:
- the mutS gene encoding DNA mismatch repair protein MutS, giving the protein MSADTPLMAQYKEIKKENQENILFFRLGDFYEMFFEDAVIVSKELGLTLTSRNKEKGIEVPLAGIPYHSSSGYIGKLVAKGYKVAICEQVEDPKTTKGIVKREVVRVITPGTIIDTEYLDEKSNNYLMGIVIKKDLIGLTYIDITTGEFVANEKKKTDDYIYRLLGEINKISPREVLIDENSYPVLEKELKQFAQLNRININSCLKVRKSEEFLKNYFKVISLDSFDLNGKALATEAAAMVLDYVLDLQKGNEIPVDKIIYSGSEEVMELNLTTQRNLDIVASNKENGVLGTLQWVLDSCKSSMGSRLLKHFLKNPSTSKEVILDRQKDIQFFYENVLLREEVREKLKEIYDIERIIGKLVLGNENARDLVALKKSIYNSLEVYKILSGNPIFEISLNELVEIFNLIEESIKDEVPFSIREGGLIKSGYNSELDELHNISNNGKDTILEIENREREKTGIKGLKIKYNKVFGYFIEITKANIHLVPDYYIRKQTLANAERYIVEDLKIYEEKVLNAKDKIENLEYILFKEISEKIKNYKNILHELAYKLAYLDVVANLAHIATKNGYIKPEITTDGDIEIIGGRHPIVEQLVGKEKFIKNSIVLNSEKNLIILTGPNMSGKSTYMKQVALILIMAHMGCYVPAEYAKIGIVDKIFTRIGASDDLVTGQSTFMLEMSEVANIVNSSTKDSFIILDEIGRGTSTFDGISIATAITEYIHDNIKAKTIFATHYHELTQLESKLNKSTNFRIEVKEDEKEIVFLREIVKGGADKSYGIEVARLAGLPKEILERAKEMLKVLEERKMIIEKKVKKEQLILFGDFEPEIKEEPVKKIEENIVQLENEERIALRLLKEIELDKMTPMDAFLKLNELKRILN; this is encoded by the coding sequence TTGTCAGCAGATACGCCATTAATGGCTCAATATAAAGAAATAAAAAAAGAAAACCAAGAAAACATTTTATTTTTTAGATTAGGTGATTTTTATGAAATGTTTTTTGAAGATGCTGTGATAGTTTCAAAAGAACTTGGTTTAACTTTAACAAGTAGAAATAAAGAGAAGGGCATAGAGGTGCCTTTAGCAGGAATACCTTATCATTCATCTTCAGGTTATATAGGCAAACTTGTGGCTAAAGGCTACAAAGTCGCTATTTGTGAGCAAGTTGAGGATCCAAAGACAACAAAAGGTATAGTAAAAAGAGAAGTTGTTAGAGTAATAACTCCTGGAACAATAATAGATACAGAATATTTAGATGAAAAAAGTAATAACTATTTAATGGGAATCGTTATAAAAAAAGATTTAATAGGATTAACATATATAGATATAACGACTGGTGAATTTGTAGCTAATGAAAAGAAAAAAACAGATGATTATATATATAGACTTTTAGGTGAAATAAATAAAATATCTCCCAGAGAGGTTTTAATAGATGAGAATTCATATCCAGTTTTAGAAAAAGAATTAAAGCAATTTGCTCAGCTTAATAGAATCAATATAAATTCTTGTTTAAAAGTTAGAAAAAGCGAAGAGTTTTTAAAAAATTACTTTAAAGTTATTTCGTTAGATAGTTTTGATTTAAATGGCAAAGCTTTAGCCACAGAAGCAGCAGCAATGGTTTTAGATTATGTTTTAGACTTACAAAAAGGTAATGAAATACCTGTTGATAAGATAATATATAGTGGAAGTGAAGAGGTAATGGAACTAAATCTAACCACTCAAAGGAATTTAGATATAGTTGCATCGAATAAAGAAAATGGAGTTTTAGGAACATTACAATGGGTTTTAGATAGCTGTAAAAGTTCTATGGGAAGCAGATTATTAAAACATTTTTTAAAAAATCCTTCTACTTCAAAAGAAGTAATTTTAGATAGACAAAAAGATATTCAATTTTTCTATGAAAACGTACTTTTAAGAGAAGAAGTAAGAGAAAAATTAAAAGAAATATATGATATTGAAAGAATAATTGGAAAACTTGTTTTAGGAAATGAAAATGCTAGAGATTTAGTAGCTTTAAAAAAATCAATATATAATAGTTTAGAAGTATATAAAATTTTGAGCGGTAATCCAATTTTTGAAATCTCTTTAAATGAGTTAGTTGAGATTTTTAATTTAATTGAAGAGTCTATAAAAGATGAAGTTCCATTTTCAATAAGAGAAGGTGGATTAATAAAATCTGGATATAATTCTGAATTAGATGAACTACATAATATATCTAATAATGGAAAAGATACAATTTTAGAAATAGAAAACAGAGAAAGAGAAAAAACTGGAATAAAAGGTTTAAAAATAAAATACAATAAAGTTTTTGGATATTTTATAGAGATAACAAAGGCAAATATTCATTTAGTTCCAGATTATTATATAAGAAAGCAGACATTGGCCAACGCAGAGAGGTATATTGTAGAAGATTTAAAAATTTATGAAGAAAAAGTTTTAAATGCAAAAGATAAAATAGAAAATTTAGAATATATTCTCTTTAAAGAGATTTCGGAAAAAATAAAAAATTATAAAAATATATTACATGAATTAGCTTATAAATTAGCTTATTTAGATGTGGTTGCTAACTTGGCACATATCGCTACTAAAAATGGATATATAAAGCCAGAAATAACAACAGATGGAGATATTGAAATAATAGGCGGAAGACATCCAATTGTTGAACAGTTAGTAGGAAAAGAAAAATTTATAAAAAATAGTATAGTTTTAAATAGTGAGAAAAACTTGATAATATTAACAGGACCGAATATGTCGGGAAAGTCTACTTATATGAAGCAAGTAGCTTTAATTTTAATTATGGCACATATGGGGTGTTATGTACCAGCAGAATATGCTAAAATAGGAATTGTGGATAAAATTTTTACAAGAATTGGAGCAAGTGATGATTTAGTTACAGGACAATCTACATTTATGTTAGAGATGAGTGAAGTTGCGAATATAGTTAATAGTTCAACAAAGGATTCATTTATCATATTAGATGAAATTGGAAGAGGAACTTCAACTTTTGATGGAATTTCCATTGCAACTGCAATAACAGAATATATTCATGATAACATAAAAGCAAAAACAATTTTTGCCACACATTATCATGAACTAACTCAATTAGAATCAAAGTTAAATAAATCTACTAATTTTAGAATAGAAGTTAAAGAGGATGAAAAAGAAATTGTATTTTTAAGAGAGATTGTAAAAGGTGGAGCAGATAAATCGTATGGAATAGAAGTTGCAAGATTAGCGGGACTTCCTAAAGAAATTTTAGAAAGAGCTAAAGAGATGCTAAAAGTTTTAGAAGAAAGAAAAATGATAATTGAAAAAAAAGTTAAGAAAGAGCAACTTATATTATTTGGTGATTTTGAGCCTGAAATAAAAGAGGAACCTGTAAAAAAAATAGAAGAAAATATAGTACAATTGGAAAATGAAGAAAGAATAGCATTACGTCTTTTAAAGGAAATAGAGCTAGATAAAATGACACCAATGGATGCTTTTTTAAAGTTAAATGAATTAAAACGTATCTTAAACTAG
- the tsaD gene encoding tRNA (adenosine(37)-N6)-threonylcarbamoyltransferase complex transferase subunit TsaD, which yields MIILGIETSCDETSIAVLKDGKEVLSNNISSQIDIHKEYGGVVPEIASRQHIKNIATILEESLEEAKITMDDVDYIAVTYAPGLIGALLVGISFAKGLAYGHDIPLIPVHHIKAHIYSNFIEKDIVLPCIALVVSGGHTNIVYIDENHNFTNLGGTLDDAVGESYDKVARVMGIGYPGGPIVDKLYYKGNKEALKIPEPKVDGYDFSFSGIKTSVINAVNKARMKGEDFKPEDLSASFQNKVVDILCKKTLKAAQDKKVKQIIIAGGVAANSLLRSELTRRGEELGIKVDYPSMSYCTDNAAMIAEAAYYKLKYSNKEVFADLTLNGKATLDIMKD from the coding sequence ATGATAATATTAGGAATAGAAACATCTTGTGATGAAACATCAATAGCTGTTTTAAAAGATGGGAAAGAGGTTTTATCTAATAATATCTCTTCTCAGATAGATATACATAAAGAGTATGGAGGAGTGGTTCCTGAAATTGCTTCAAGACAACATATAAAAAATATAGCAACAATATTAGAAGAAAGTCTAGAAGAGGCAAAAATAACAATGGATGATGTGGATTATATTGCTGTAACTTATGCTCCAGGATTAATAGGTGCATTGTTAGTTGGGATATCTTTCGCCAAAGGATTAGCTTATGGGCATGATATACCTTTAATACCAGTTCATCATATAAAAGCACACATATACAGTAATTTTATTGAAAAAGATATAGTATTACCTTGTATCGCTTTAGTTGTTTCTGGAGGACATACAAATATAGTTTATATAGATGAAAATCATAACTTTACAAATTTAGGTGGAACTTTAGATGATGCTGTTGGAGAAAGTTATGATAAGGTAGCTAGAGTTATGGGAATTGGATATCCTGGAGGACCAATAGTAGATAAATTATACTATAAAGGAAACAAAGAAGCTTTAAAAATTCCAGAGCCAAAAGTTGATGGATATGATTTTAGTTTTTCTGGAATAAAAACATCAGTTATAAATGCTGTTAATAAGGCAAGAATGAAAGGTGAAGATTTTAAACCAGAAGATTTATCTGCTTCATTTCAAAATAAAGTGGTGGATATATTGTGTAAAAAAACATTAAAAGCGGCTCAAGATAAAAAGGTTAAACAAATAATAATTGCAGGTGGAGTAGCTGCTAATTCTCTACTAAGAAGTGAGTTGACTAGAAGAGGAGAAGAGTTAGGGATAAAAGTAGATTATCCATCAATGTCATATTGTACTGATAATGCAGCGATGATAGCAGAAGCTGCATATTATAAGTTAAAATATTCAAATAAAGAAGTTTTTGCAGATTTAACTTTGAACGGAAAAGCTACATTAGATATAATGAAAGATTAA
- the lptC gene encoding LPS export ABC transporter periplasmic protein LptC, with translation MNKKKLAYKIVIAALLVLGYLNYFGDEKKVEKKDEVIETTGAVYDTDGYHIEADKQKDFLKTDETMFEKAKAILNGMTLTGDNALVDAGKNLLLKTNIFGKSLNGWEFETQEAKYNKEKGEVESNVGVKAINKEEGIEISGKNFKSDTKMENVFLSGDVKFKTKNVTLSAEDAKYNDQDKIVNIEGNAFLSGTDFGDGSGILSGDFKGLKYDTKTNLLTTSNSFMMDYNGIKLYGDDLVLNDKTEAFKISKNVYILADGYKINMESITSDGGDNINFNGKIDGTNGIYSFKGNDGVYNKITKKFVVKGDVEGSDTSGGKLLADMAIYSTDTKELELIGDKNIEYTSLENKILTKNLIYLTETGELYLKDGYTYFSEKYESKGQSFFYNKNTGKGYVIKGNIKNLLDNQYASGDRVDFDREEDSYLVQGNAYFEDSDYIFESQKIDYLGKKGYVYLPEKYTLKRRKDKDTFEGLKGEYNLTTEVFKSFGAFKYVGKDNIIEGVNLDFNQKTGIGNVEKDLVAFDKKGETKIVSSTGEFKQNEFVKVKDKLVLTSGDIVANANSADYEIKEGKVFIPGEITFEDTVKKSSGKMYNGVYQTDKKILTGENFTGKDMKNALKSDIIKYFTNEGNIILEKNAEIKDEKSTIKGNQLEYNKNTEIAKSPKPFVIKYNEYDIYGQNGTLDKKTSHLTGKDVLIKSKLNEEFKGDSVDGTLDNMNLDFIGNVSGRIYQDGVPVNFKGDFVRAYFKKDNDGKNRIQRVEIRKNAVIEKEGTTLYSDYLEIQPEKKLVFGKDNTKAVLKDKDGTVTTVTSNMMNGNLNTEVIDLVGKVVIVRKSKDKTLNATSTKAKIKNKENLVELRNNVYVDDGESIITADEADYNTKTNKVKARGNVFVDYKANESRNVIDINKVNSGYNKILKK, from the coding sequence ATGAATAAAAAGAAATTAGCTTATAAAATTGTTATAGCTGCATTATTGGTTTTGGGATATTTAAATTATTTCGGTGATGAAAAAAAAGTAGAAAAAAAAGATGAAGTTATAGAGACCACTGGAGCAGTATATGATACAGATGGATATCATATAGAAGCAGATAAACAAAAAGATTTCTTAAAAACAGATGAAACAATGTTTGAAAAAGCTAAAGCTATTCTAAATGGAATGACTTTAACAGGAGATAATGCATTAGTAGATGCAGGAAAGAATCTGTTATTAAAAACTAATATTTTTGGGAAAAGTTTAAATGGATGGGAATTTGAAACACAAGAAGCTAAATATAATAAAGAAAAAGGCGAAGTGGAATCAAATGTTGGAGTAAAAGCAATAAACAAAGAAGAAGGAATAGAAATATCTGGAAAAAACTTTAAAAGTGATACAAAAATGGAGAATGTTTTTTTGTCAGGTGATGTTAAATTCAAAACAAAAAATGTTACTTTATCTGCAGAAGATGCAAAATATAATGACCAAGATAAAATAGTTAATATAGAAGGAAATGCTTTCTTATCAGGAACTGATTTTGGAGATGGTTCGGGAATATTAAGTGGAGATTTTAAGGGACTAAAGTACGACACAAAAACTAATTTATTAACAACTTCAAATTCTTTTATGATGGATTACAATGGAATTAAGCTATATGGAGATGATTTAGTTTTAAATGATAAAACAGAAGCTTTTAAAATAAGCAAAAATGTATATATTTTAGCGGATGGTTATAAAATAAACATGGAAAGTATTACTTCAGATGGTGGAGATAATATAAATTTTAATGGAAAAATTGATGGAACTAATGGTATTTACTCTTTTAAAGGGAACGATGGAGTATATAATAAAATTACTAAAAAGTTTGTAGTTAAAGGAGACGTAGAAGGAAGTGATACATCAGGTGGAAAATTGTTAGCTGATATGGCAATATACTCAACTGATACAAAAGAATTAGAGTTAATTGGAGATAAAAATATAGAGTACACAAGTCTAGAAAATAAAATTTTAACTAAAAACTTAATATATCTAACAGAAACTGGAGAATTATACTTAAAAGATGGATATACTTATTTTAGTGAAAAGTATGAAAGTAAGGGACAAAGTTTCTTTTATAATAAAAACACAGGGAAAGGTTATGTTATAAAAGGAAATATAAAAAATCTTTTAGATAATCAGTATGCTTCAGGAGATAGAGTAGATTTTGATAGAGAAGAAGACAGTTACTTAGTTCAAGGGAATGCATATTTTGAAGATTCTGATTACATTTTTGAAAGTCAAAAGATAGATTATTTAGGAAAAAAAGGATATGTATACCTTCCAGAAAAATATACTTTGAAAAGAAGAAAAGATAAAGACACTTTCGAAGGATTAAAAGGAGAATATAATTTAACGACTGAGGTATTTAAATCTTTTGGAGCATTTAAATATGTGGGAAAAGATAATATAATCGAGGGAGTAAATTTAGATTTTAATCAAAAAACTGGAATAGGAAATGTTGAAAAAGATTTAGTGGCATTTGATAAAAAAGGAGAAACAAAAATAGTTTCTTCAACTGGAGAATTTAAGCAAAATGAGTTTGTAAAGGTAAAAGATAAGCTTGTTTTAACAAGTGGAGATATTGTAGCTAATGCAAATTCAGCAGATTATGAAATAAAAGAAGGCAAAGTGTTTATACCTGGAGAGATTACATTTGAAGATACTGTCAAAAAAAGTTCAGGGAAAATGTACAATGGTGTATATCAAACAGATAAAAAAATATTGACAGGTGAAAATTTTACAGGAAAAGACATGAAGAATGCATTAAAAAGTGATATAATAAAGTACTTTACTAATGAAGGAAATATTATCTTAGAGAAAAATGCAGAGATTAAAGATGAAAAATCGACTATAAAAGGTAATCAATTAGAATACAATAAGAATACGGAAATAGCAAAATCTCCAAAACCATTTGTTATTAAATATAATGAATATGATATATATGGACAGAATGGTACTTTAGATAAAAAAACAAGTCATTTAACTGGAAAAGATGTATTAATAAAATCTAAATTAAATGAAGAGTTTAAAGGTGATTCTGTAGATGGTACTTTAGATAATATGAATTTAGACTTTATAGGAAATGTTTCAGGAAGAATTTATCAAGATGGAGTTCCTGTAAACTTTAAAGGTGATTTTGTAAGAGCTTATTTCAAAAAAGACAATGATGGCAAAAATAGAATTCAAAGAGTTGAAATTAGAAAAAATGCTGTTATAGAAAAAGAAGGAACTACTTTATATTCAGATTATTTAGAAATACAACCAGAAAAAAAATTAGTTTTTGGTAAAGATAATACAAAGGCAGTTTTAAAAGATAAGGATGGAACGGTAACAACAGTTACATCAAATATGATGAATGGAAATCTAAATACAGAAGTAATTGATTTAGTTGGAAAAGTGGTTATTGTAAGAAAGTCTAAAGATAAAACTTTAAATGCAACTTCAACAAAAGCAAAAATAAAAAATAAAGAAAATTTAGTAGAGTTAAGAAATAATGTTTATGTGGATGATGGAGAATCAATTATAACAGCCGATGAAGCTGATTATAATACAAAAACAAATAAAGTAAAAGCTAGAGGAAATGTTTTTGTAGATTATAAAGCAAATGAAAGTAGAAATGTAATAGATATAAATAAAGTAAATTCAGGATACAATAAAATTTTGAAAAAATAA
- the dusB gene encoding tRNA dihydrouridine synthase DusB — MKIYIAPLAGVTDYTFRGILDEYKPDLMFTEMVSINALEMENEKTLNQILRIREGEAVQIFGKDIEKMVHSAKYITEELGVKHIDVNAGCPVNKIIKNGYGAALLEDPDHIKRILCEIRDNIADDVDLSLKTRVGYKGLKQHKLVGKIAEEAGCKHITIHGRTREQMYSGTADWDLIKEVKENVNIEVIGNGDIFTAEDAYEKVKYSGVDGIMLARGICGNPWLVKQIKEKFETGHIETIVTPEMRLDMAIKHALQGKLDNPNKKFLFELRKHLCWYLKGVRNGAALKGAINQIESYDELIELLEKAKENLK; from the coding sequence ATGAAGATATATATTGCTCCTTTAGCAGGAGTTACAGATTATACATTTAGAGGAATATTGGATGAATATAAACCAGATCTTATGTTTACGGAAATGGTTAGTATAAATGCTTTAGAAATGGAAAATGAGAAAACATTAAATCAAATATTAAGAATTAGAGAAGGGGAAGCTGTACAGATTTTTGGTAAAGATATTGAAAAAATGGTACATAGTGCAAAATATATAACTGAAGAATTAGGTGTAAAACATATTGATGTAAATGCAGGATGTCCTGTTAACAAAATTATAAAAAATGGTTATGGAGCAGCTCTATTAGAAGATCCAGATCATATTAAGAGAATTCTGTGTGAAATAAGAGATAACATTGCAGATGATGTAGACTTATCCCTAAAAACAAGAGTAGGATATAAAGGTTTAAAGCAACATAAATTAGTAGGTAAAATAGCTGAAGAAGCTGGATGTAAACATATAACAATTCACGGTAGAACAAGAGAGCAAATGTATAGTGGAACTGCTGATTGGGATTTAATAAAAGAAGTTAAAGAAAATGTAAATATAGAAGTTATAGGTAACGGAGATATATTTACAGCTGAAGATGCATATGAGAAAGTAAAATATTCAGGTGTGGATGGAATAATGTTAGCTAGAGGAATTTGTGGAAATCCTTGGTTAGTAAAACAAATAAAAGAAAAGTTTGAAACTGGTCATATTGAAACAATTGTTACTCCAGAAATGAGATTAGATATGGCTATTAAGCATGCTCTTCAAGGGAAGTTAGACAATCCTAATAAAAAATTCTTATTTGAGTTAAGAAAACATTTATGTTGGTATTTAAAAGGAGTAAGAAATGGAGCAGCTTTAAAAGGTGCTATAAACCAAATAGAAAGCTATGATGAGTTAATAGAACTATTAGAAAAAGCGAAGGAAAACTTAAAGTAA